The following proteins are co-located in the Oceanimonas sp. GK1 genome:
- the lolB gene encoding lipoprotein insertase outer membrane protein LolB, whose amino-acid sequence MRILLICLAMLLVTGCAYRAEEAPAGSWLAQKQQLAELERWQLAAKLGIITPDERGSLSLFWRQDSDDYRLNLTNVVGKRVFDLSRRNGRIELVDSEGQRHTAGNARDLVYTLTGWDLPVEQLADWIKGLPGEADTLSLDENGRPAQVQSHGWQLSYQGYTQIDGLWLPSRMELSHDTTTLKLAVSRWELNP is encoded by the coding sequence GTGCGTATTTTATTGATCTGCCTTGCCATGTTGCTGGTGACGGGCTGTGCCTACCGGGCCGAGGAAGCCCCGGCGGGCTCCTGGCTGGCCCAGAAACAACAGCTGGCCGAGCTGGAGCGCTGGCAGCTGGCCGCCAAGCTCGGCATCATCACCCCCGACGAGCGCGGCAGCCTGAGCCTGTTCTGGCGCCAGGACAGCGACGACTACCGGCTGAACCTCACCAATGTGGTGGGCAAGCGGGTGTTTGATCTCAGCCGCCGCAACGGTCGCATTGAACTGGTCGACAGCGAAGGCCAGCGCCACACCGCCGGCAACGCCCGGGATCTGGTGTATACCCTGACCGGCTGGGATCTGCCGGTGGAACAACTGGCCGATTGGATCAAGGGCCTGCCCGGGGAGGCCGATACCCTGAGCCTGGACGAGAACGGTCGTCCGGCCCAGGTACAGTCTCATGGCTGGCAGCTCAGCTACCAGGGCTACACCCAGATTGACGGCCTCTGGTTGCCCAGCCGCATGGAACTCAGCCACGACACCACCACCCTGAAGCTGGCCGTCAGCCGGTGGGAGCTGAATCCGTGA
- the hemA gene encoding glutamyl-tRNA reductase, with protein sequence MSLLVLGINHKTASVALRERVAFGPDLAPRALQELMNTRGVAETVILSTCNRTELYCSLNEDGDGDVIRHWLQRFHRLDEDELTACLYQHQGEEAIRHLMRVACGLDSLVLGEPQILGQIKQAYSQSHQAGSLRGLLERLFQKSFSVAKRVRTETDIGASAVSVAFAAVSLAKRIFSDLGRTRVLLVGAGETVELVARHLREQSVTQMMVANRTLERAQNLAQEFEAEVMTLEQIPDFLPRADIVISSTASPLPIIGKGMVERALKARRHRPILLVDIAVPRDIEPEVDELNDAYLYTVDDLQGIIEQNLEARKRAAAQAERIILEERDQFMAWYRSLRSVDMIRDYRAQAEAVREQELARALQALAQGDDATEIMQQLSRRLTNKLIHTPTQALSQAGKDGDQDMLAVLSRTLGIGRP encoded by the coding sequence ATGAGCCTGCTGGTACTGGGAATCAATCATAAGACAGCGTCCGTCGCCCTGCGCGAGCGGGTGGCGTTTGGCCCTGATCTTGCCCCCCGGGCACTGCAGGAGCTGATGAACACGCGTGGCGTGGCCGAAACCGTGATCCTGTCCACCTGCAACCGCACCGAGCTTTATTGCAGCCTCAACGAGGACGGCGACGGTGATGTCATACGCCACTGGCTGCAGCGCTTTCACCGGCTGGACGAAGACGAACTCACCGCCTGCCTGTATCAGCACCAGGGCGAAGAGGCCATTCGGCACCTGATGCGGGTGGCCTGCGGCCTCGACTCCCTGGTGCTGGGCGAGCCGCAGATCCTTGGTCAGATCAAGCAGGCCTACAGCCAGTCCCATCAGGCCGGCAGCCTCAGGGGGCTGCTGGAGCGGCTGTTTCAGAAGTCCTTTTCCGTGGCCAAGCGGGTGCGCACCGAAACCGATATCGGCGCCAGCGCCGTATCCGTGGCCTTTGCCGCGGTCAGCCTGGCCAAGCGCATTTTCTCGGATCTGGGCCGTACCCGGGTCCTGCTGGTAGGGGCGGGAGAGACCGTCGAACTGGTGGCGCGTCACCTGCGGGAGCAGTCGGTCACCCAGATGATGGTGGCCAACCGTACCCTGGAGCGGGCCCAGAACCTGGCCCAGGAGTTTGAGGCCGAGGTGATGACCCTGGAGCAGATCCCCGACTTTCTGCCCCGGGCCGACATCGTGATCAGCTCCACCGCCAGCCCCCTGCCGATCATCGGCAAGGGCATGGTGGAGCGGGCGCTCAAGGCCCGCCGTCACCGCCCCATTCTGCTGGTGGACATCGCCGTGCCCCGGGACATCGAGCCCGAGGTGGACGAGCTCAACGACGCCTATCTCTACACGGTGGACGATCTGCAGGGCATCATCGAGCAGAACCTGGAGGCCCGCAAACGGGCCGCGGCCCAGGCCGAGCGGATTATTCTGGAAGAGCGGGACCAGTTTATGGCCTGGTACCGCTCCCTGCGCTCGGTGGACATGATCCGTGACTACCGGGCCCAGGCGGAGGCGGTGCGCGAGCAGGAGCTGGCCCGGGCGCTGCAGGCCCTGGCCCAGGGCGACGACGCCACCGAGATCATGCAGCAGTTGAGCCGGCGCCTGACCAACAAGCTCATTCATACCCCCACCCAGGCCCTGAGTCAGGCCGGCAAGGACGGCGATCAGGACATGCTGGCGGTGCTGTCCCGCACCTTGGGCATTGGCCGGCCCTGA
- a CDS encoding slipin family protein: MIIDFLYFQLLIVILVVMLFASMFRILREYERGVVFLLGRFYKVKGPGFIILIPLVQQMVRVDLRIVTMDVPSQDLISKDNVTVRVNAVLYFRVLDPQKAIINVENYLEATSQLAQTTMRSVLGQHELDEILSARDTLNADLQRILDQSTDNWGIKVTAVEIKHVDLDESMIRAIARQAEAERSRRAKVIHATGELEASKQLLEAARMLGQQPEAIQLRYLQTLTEISSDNSKIVVFPLPMELGKILQKMSSDEPSEDPDAPTEIT; encoded by the coding sequence ATGATCATCGACTTTCTCTATTTTCAGCTGCTGATCGTCATCCTGGTGGTGATGCTGTTCGCCAGCATGTTCCGTATTTTGCGGGAATACGAGCGGGGCGTGGTGTTTCTGCTTGGCCGTTTTTACAAGGTCAAGGGGCCCGGCTTTATCATTCTGATCCCCCTGGTGCAGCAAATGGTGCGGGTGGATCTGCGTATAGTCACCATGGATGTGCCCTCCCAGGATCTGATCTCGAAAGACAACGTGACGGTGCGGGTCAACGCCGTGCTGTATTTTCGCGTGCTGGATCCGCAAAAGGCGATCATCAACGTGGAAAACTACCTGGAGGCCACCAGCCAGCTGGCCCAAACCACCATGAGATCCGTGCTCGGCCAGCACGAGCTGGACGAGATCCTCTCGGCCAGGGACACCCTGAACGCGGATCTGCAGCGCATACTGGATCAGAGCACCGATAACTGGGGGATCAAGGTGACGGCGGTGGAGATCAAGCACGTGGATCTGGACGAATCCATGATTCGAGCCATTGCCCGCCAGGCCGAAGCCGAGCGTTCCCGCCGGGCCAAGGTGATCCACGCCACCGGCGAGCTAGAAGCCTCGAAGCAACTGCTGGAAGCGGCCCGCATGCTGGGGCAACAGCCGGAAGCCATTCAGCTGCGTTATTTGCAGACCCTTACCGAGATCAGCAGCGACAACAGCAAGATCGTGGTGTTTCCCCTGCCCATGGAGCTGGGCAAGATCCTGCAGAAAATGAGTTCGGACGAGCCGTCGGAAGATCCCGATGCGCCCACCGAGATCACCTGA
- the prfA gene encoding peptide chain release factor 1 — protein sequence MNESVLKKLEGLEERYQEVQALLGEASVINHQEQYRALTREYAQLEDVVACFQRYRQAEADLAEAREMLAEDDAEMKAMARDEIEAAEAAIETLSQELQILLLPRDPRDDNNCFLEIRAGAGGDEAAIFAGDLFRMYSRYAETRRWRVEIVSASEGEHGGFKEIIARIEGAGAYGQLKFESGGHRVQRVPETESQGRIHTSACTVAVMPEVPEAEAPEINPADLKVDTFRASGAGGQHVNKTDSAIRITHLPTGMVVECQDERSQHKNRAKAMAVLASRLAQAEQDKRHAEEQSTRRNLLGSGDRSDRIRTYNYPQGRVSDHRINLTLYRLSEVLEGQLDMLTQPILQEHQADQLAALAGQ from the coding sequence ATGAACGAATCCGTACTGAAGAAACTGGAAGGCCTGGAAGAACGCTACCAGGAAGTGCAGGCGCTGCTCGGCGAGGCCTCTGTCATTAACCATCAGGAGCAGTACCGGGCGCTGACCCGGGAATATGCCCAGCTGGAAGACGTGGTGGCCTGCTTTCAGCGTTACCGCCAGGCCGAGGCGGATCTGGCCGAAGCCAGAGAGATGCTGGCGGAAGACGATGCCGAGATGAAGGCCATGGCCCGGGACGAGATCGAGGCCGCCGAGGCCGCCATCGAGACCCTGAGCCAGGAGCTGCAGATTTTGCTGCTGCCCCGGGATCCCCGGGACGACAACAACTGCTTTCTGGAGATTCGCGCCGGCGCCGGCGGCGACGAGGCGGCTATTTTTGCCGGGGATCTGTTTCGCATGTACAGCCGCTATGCCGAAACCCGGCGCTGGCGGGTGGAGATCGTCAGCGCCAGCGAGGGCGAGCACGGTGGTTTCAAGGAGATCATCGCCCGCATCGAAGGCGCCGGTGCCTATGGCCAGCTCAAGTTCGAGTCCGGCGGCCACCGGGTGCAGCGGGTGCCGGAGACCGAATCCCAGGGCCGCATTCACACCTCCGCCTGCACCGTGGCGGTGATGCCCGAGGTGCCCGAGGCCGAGGCGCCGGAGATCAACCCAGCGGATCTGAAGGTGGACACCTTTCGGGCCTCCGGCGCCGGAGGCCAGCACGTCAACAAAACCGACTCCGCCATTCGCATTACCCACCTGCCCACCGGCATGGTGGTGGAATGCCAGGACGAGCGCTCCCAGCACAAGAACCGGGCCAAGGCCATGGCGGTACTGGCCTCGCGTCTGGCCCAGGCGGAGCAGGACAAGCGCCATGCCGAGGAGCAGAGCACCCGGCGCAACCTGCTGGGCAGCGGCGATCGTTCCGATCGCATTCGCACCTACAACTACCCTCAGGGCCGAGTGTCGGATCACCGCATTAACCTCACCCTGTACCGGCTGAGTGAAGTGCTGGAAGGTCAGCTCGACATGCTGACCCAGCCCATTCTGCAGGAGCACCAGGCCGATCAGCTCGCGGCCCTGGCGGGACAGTGA
- a CDS encoding ribose-phosphate pyrophosphokinase — protein sequence MPDMKLFAGNATPELAQRIADRLFIKLSAADVGRFSDGEISVQINENVRGGDVFIIQSTCAPTNDNLMELIVMVDALRRASAGRITAVIPYFGYARQDRRVRSARVPITAKVVADFLSSVGVDRVLTVDLHAEQIQGFFDVPVDNVFGTPVLLEDMKAKQLQDAVVVSPDIGGVVRARAVAKLLDETDIAIIDKRRPRANVSQVMHLIGDVEGRDCVIVDDMIDTGGTLCKAAEALKERGAKRVFAYATHAVFSGNAAQNIKDSVIDEVIITDSVPLSPEIQALDKVKQLTLSPMLAEAIRRISNEESISAMFEH from the coding sequence GTGCCCGACATGAAGCTGTTTGCTGGTAATGCAACGCCGGAACTCGCCCAACGTATCGCCGATCGTCTTTTCATTAAACTGAGTGCTGCCGATGTCGGCCGTTTCAGCGACGGCGAAATCAGCGTGCAAATCAACGAAAATGTACGCGGCGGCGATGTCTTCATCATCCAGTCCACCTGCGCGCCCACCAACGACAACCTGATGGAACTGATCGTCATGGTCGACGCCCTGCGTCGCGCCTCCGCCGGTCGTATTACCGCCGTCATTCCCTACTTCGGTTATGCTCGCCAGGATCGCCGCGTGCGCTCCGCCCGGGTGCCGATCACCGCCAAGGTAGTGGCCGACTTCCTGTCCAGCGTGGGCGTGGACCGGGTGCTGACCGTGGATCTGCACGCCGAGCAGATTCAGGGCTTCTTTGACGTACCGGTAGACAACGTGTTCGGTACCCCGGTGCTGCTGGAAGACATGAAAGCCAAACAGCTGCAGGATGCCGTGGTGGTATCGCCCGACATCGGTGGCGTGGTGCGTGCCCGTGCCGTGGCCAAGCTGCTGGACGAAACCGACATCGCCATCATCGACAAGCGCCGCCCCCGCGCCAACGTGTCTCAGGTGATGCACCTGATCGGTGACGTGGAAGGCCGTGACTGCGTGATCGTTGACGACATGATCGACACCGGCGGCACCCTGTGCAAGGCCGCCGAAGCCCTGAAAGAGCGCGGCGCCAAGCGGGTATTTGCCTACGCCACCCACGCCGTGTTCTCCGGCAACGCCGCCCAGAACATCAAGGATTCCGTGATCGATGAAGTCATCATCACCGACTCCGTGCCCCTGAGCCCAGAAATCCAGGCGCTGGACAAGGTCAAGCAACTGACCCTGTCCCCCATGCTGGCCGAGGCCATTCGTCGCATCAGCAACGAAGAGTCCATCTCCGCCATGTTCGAGCACTGA
- the kdsA gene encoding 3-deoxy-8-phosphooctulonate synthase, with protein sequence MKTVHINDIAVANNQPMVLFGGINVLESRDLAMQACEHYVKVTEKLGIPYVFKASWDKANRSSIHSFRGPGLEEGMKLLQEVKDTFKVPVITDLHEPYQAAPVAEVADVIQLPAFLARQTDLVKAMADTGRVINIKKPQFLSPGQMKNITDKFIECGNDQLILCERGSNFGYDNLVVDMLGFGVMKQATDGAPIIFDVTHALQCRDPLGEASGGRREQVLDLARAGLSTGLAGLFLEAHPDPDKARCDGPSALPLNKLEPFLAQLKALDELIKGFEPLDIR encoded by the coding sequence ATGAAAACCGTCCACATCAATGACATTGCGGTCGCCAACAACCAGCCCATGGTGCTGTTTGGCGGCATCAACGTGCTGGAATCCCGGGATCTGGCCATGCAGGCCTGCGAGCACTATGTGAAGGTGACCGAGAAGCTGGGCATTCCTTACGTGTTCAAGGCCAGCTGGGACAAGGCCAATCGTTCTTCCATCCACTCCTTTCGGGGGCCGGGTCTGGAAGAGGGCATGAAACTGTTGCAGGAGGTGAAGGACACCTTCAAGGTACCGGTGATCACCGACCTGCACGAGCCTTATCAGGCGGCCCCGGTGGCCGAGGTGGCGGACGTGATCCAGCTGCCCGCCTTTCTGGCCCGGCAGACCGATCTGGTCAAGGCCATGGCCGACACCGGCCGGGTGATCAACATCAAGAAACCCCAGTTTCTGAGCCCGGGGCAGATGAAAAACATCACCGACAAGTTTATCGAGTGCGGCAACGACCAGCTGATTTTGTGCGAGCGGGGCAGCAACTTCGGTTACGACAATCTGGTGGTGGACATGCTCGGCTTTGGCGTGATGAAACAGGCCACCGACGGGGCGCCGATCATTTTTGATGTGACCCACGCCCTGCAGTGCCGGGACCCGCTGGGCGAGGCATCGGGCGGTCGCCGTGAGCAGGTGCTGGATCTGGCCCGGGCCGGTCTTTCCACCGGCCTGGCCGGCCTGTTCCTGGAAGCGCACCCGGATCCGGACAAGGCCCGCTGCGACGGCCCCAGCGCCCTGCCGCTCAACAAACTCGAGCCCTTCCTGGCCCAGCTCAAGGCGCTGGATGAGCTGATCAAGGGCTTTGAACCGCTGGATATTCGCTGA
- a CDS encoding SirB1 family protein, with amino-acid sequence MLESNISARWHGEEPLDLMTLALDVVESLVGLEARDQAERELFALERALAEELEGMVAPLHLLPCLYDGLGLAGDSDTFFSIDNCLMSRVLARRQGIPVSLGILLIHLCRRFGVEAEGINFPGHFLVRIWSEEEGAIVDPFTGQPLSRNDIERLLRGAQGNLARLTPQHLKGAEDSDILARLLNVTKAAFINERQFGKALACSELLLRLKPDCPFERRDRGFLYEQLDCGRLAADDFEFFIQHRPDDPIADVLKAQIAGLDMSPKILH; translated from the coding sequence ATGCTTGAGAGCAATATCAGTGCGCGCTGGCACGGCGAGGAACCCCTCGACCTGATGACCTTGGCGCTGGACGTGGTGGAAAGCCTGGTTGGCCTTGAGGCCCGGGATCAGGCCGAGCGGGAACTGTTTGCCCTGGAGCGGGCCCTGGCCGAGGAGCTGGAAGGCATGGTGGCGCCGCTGCACCTGCTGCCCTGCCTGTATGATGGCCTGGGGCTGGCCGGCGACAGCGACACCTTTTTCTCCATCGACAACTGCCTGATGAGCCGAGTGCTGGCGCGGCGGCAAGGCATTCCCGTGAGCCTCGGGATCCTGCTGATTCACCTGTGCCGGCGCTTTGGAGTGGAGGCCGAGGGCATTAATTTCCCCGGCCACTTTCTGGTGCGTATTTGGTCGGAAGAAGAGGGGGCTATCGTCGATCCCTTTACCGGCCAACCGCTGTCCCGCAACGACATCGAGCGGCTGCTGCGGGGCGCCCAGGGTAACCTCGCCCGGCTCACACCCCAGCACCTCAAGGGCGCTGAAGACAGCGATATTCTGGCGCGGCTGCTGAACGTGACCAAGGCGGCCTTTATCAACGAGCGTCAGTTTGGCAAGGCCCTGGCCTGCAGCGAGCTGCTGCTGCGGCTCAAGCCCGACTGTCCCTTTGAGCGGCGGGACCGGGGCTTTTTGTATGAGCAACTGGACTGCGGCCGGCTGGCTGCCGACGACTTTGAATTCTTTATTCAGCATCGGCCGGACGATCCCATCGCCGACGTGCTGAAAGCCCAGATAGCGGGACTCGACATGAGCCCTAAAATCCTCCACTAA
- a CDS encoding sulfite exporter TauE/SafE family protein, translating to MFELLAWSLLAGVVNALAGGGLFFTLPALLAAGIPSTGAVATANVASWPGYVSAFWGMRRRLGGGPLLALTMIGLAGGGLGAFALTRFHADHFNYLVPWLLLGVSLLYGRQLLSRSGFEGPLVMRNRAWPMLLGGSFYGGFFGGGLGVLLMALMGQLRMGSSLQQHAVKLYLSMLASGATIIVYSLSGLVYWHEALLLAVGYLLGGKLGARVLEWIRPKLLAWGIVAFGVGLSGYYFMRFYG from the coding sequence ATGTTTGAACTCTTGGCTTGGTCCCTGCTGGCCGGCGTGGTCAATGCGCTGGCCGGTGGCGGTCTGTTCTTTACGCTGCCGGCGCTGCTGGCCGCGGGCATACCCAGTACCGGGGCGGTGGCCACCGCCAACGTGGCATCCTGGCCCGGGTATGTCAGCGCTTTTTGGGGCATGCGCCGTCGCCTGGGGGGCGGTCCGCTGCTGGCGCTCACGATGATTGGCCTGGCCGGCGGTGGCCTGGGGGCCTTCGCCCTGACCCGGTTTCATGCCGACCACTTCAACTATCTGGTGCCCTGGCTGCTGCTGGGGGTGAGCCTGCTTTATGGCCGCCAGCTGCTCAGCCGCAGTGGGTTTGAAGGGCCGCTGGTCATGCGCAACCGGGCCTGGCCGATGTTGCTTGGCGGCAGTTTCTACGGTGGCTTTTTTGGCGGAGGGCTGGGCGTGCTGCTGATGGCGCTGATGGGCCAGCTGCGCATGGGCTCCAGCCTGCAGCAGCATGCCGTCAAGCTGTATCTGTCGATGCTGGCCAGTGGCGCCACCATCATCGTCTATTCCCTGTCGGGGCTGGTGTACTGGCACGAAGCGCTGCTGCTGGCGGTGGGCTATTTACTTGGCGGCAAGCTGGGGGCCCGGGTGCTGGAATGGATTCGCCCCAAACTGCTGGCCTGGGGTATTGTCGCCTTTGGGGTGGGCCTGAGCGGCTATTACTTTATGCGTTTTTACGGATGA
- the pth gene encoding aminoacyl-tRNA hydrolase codes for MQPIELIVGLANPGPEYAHTRHNAGAWYVTELARLHGAQLKEEGKFFGWTGRVRIGNRDVRLLVPATFMNRSGKAVAAMANFYQIPPEGILVAHDELDLSPGTARFKQGGGHGGHNGLKDIISSLGNSKDFYRLRLGIGHPGDKSRVAGFVLTKAPAAEQELLDAAVDEAVRATDILFNDGMIKAMNRLHAFNADSTK; via the coding sequence ATGCAACCTATCGAACTCATTGTCGGGCTGGCTAACCCCGGCCCGGAATACGCCCATACCCGCCACAACGCCGGCGCCTGGTACGTTACCGAGCTGGCCCGCCTGCACGGAGCCCAGCTCAAGGAAGAAGGCAAGTTTTTCGGCTGGACCGGGCGCGTGCGCATCGGCAACCGGGATGTGCGCCTGCTGGTGCCCGCCACCTTTATGAACCGTTCGGGCAAGGCGGTGGCGGCCATGGCCAATTTTTACCAGATCCCCCCCGAAGGCATTCTGGTGGCCCACGACGAGCTGGACTTGTCGCCGGGCACCGCCCGCTTCAAACAGGGTGGCGGCCACGGCGGCCATAATGGCCTCAAGGACATCATCAGCAGCCTGGGCAACAGCAAGGACTTCTACCGGTTGCGGCTCGGCATTGGCCATCCGGGCGACAAGTCCCGGGTCGCCGGTTTTGTGCTGACCAAGGCCCCGGCAGCCGAGCAGGAATTGCTCGATGCCGCCGTGGACGAAGCCGTCCGCGCCACCGATATTTTATTCAATGACGGCATGATCAAGGCAATGAACCGCCTGCATGCCTTCAACGCCGATTCCACCAAGTAA
- the ychF gene encoding redox-regulated ATPase YchF — protein MGFKCGIVGLPNVGKSTLFNALTKAGIEAANFPFCTIEPNTGVVPVPDQRLQALAEIVKPQRILPTTMEFVDIAGLVAGASKGEGLGNKFLANIRETDAIGHVVRCFENDNIVHVAGKVSPKHDIEVINTELALADLDTCERAIQRNAKKAKGGDKDAKFEITVLEKLLPVLEEAKVLRSVELTKEEQEAIAYLNFLTIKPTMYIANVNDDGFEDNPFLAEVEAIAAAENAIVVPVCAAMESEIAELDAEEAAEFMADMGLEEPGLNRVIRAGYQLLNLQTYFTAGVKEVRAWTIPVGATAPQAAGKIHTDFEKGFIRAQTIAFDDYITYKGEQGAKEAGKMRSEGKDYIVKDGDVMNFLFNV, from the coding sequence ATGGGTTTTAAATGCGGTATTGTGGGTCTGCCCAACGTGGGCAAATCCACCCTGTTCAACGCGCTGACCAAGGCCGGTATCGAAGCCGCCAACTTCCCCTTCTGCACCATTGAGCCGAACACCGGTGTGGTGCCGGTACCGGATCAGCGTCTCCAGGCCCTGGCCGAGATCGTCAAGCCCCAGCGCATCCTGCCCACCACCATGGAATTCGTGGACATCGCCGGCCTGGTGGCGGGCGCTTCCAAGGGCGAAGGCCTGGGCAACAAGTTCCTGGCCAACATTCGCGAGACCGACGCCATCGGTCACGTGGTGCGCTGCTTTGAGAACGACAACATCGTCCACGTGGCGGGCAAGGTGTCTCCCAAGCACGACATCGAGGTGATCAACACCGAGCTGGCGCTGGCGGATCTGGACACCTGTGAGCGCGCCATTCAGCGCAACGCCAAAAAGGCCAAGGGGGGCGACAAGGACGCCAAGTTCGAAATCACCGTGCTGGAAAAGCTGCTGCCGGTGCTGGAAGAAGCCAAGGTGCTGCGCAGTGTCGAGCTGACCAAGGAAGAGCAGGAGGCCATCGCCTACCTGAACTTCCTCACCATCAAGCCGACCATGTACATTGCCAACGTCAACGACGACGGCTTTGAGGACAACCCCTTCCTGGCCGAAGTGGAAGCCATTGCCGCCGCCGAAAACGCCATCGTGGTACCGGTGTGCGCCGCCATGGAGTCGGAAATTGCCGAGCTGGATGCGGAAGAAGCCGCCGAGTTCATGGCCGACATGGGTCTGGAAGAGCCGGGCCTGAACCGGGTGATCCGCGCCGGTTACCAGTTGCTCAACCTGCAGACCTACTTCACCGCCGGGGTGAAGGAAGTGCGTGCCTGGACCATTCCCGTGGGCGCCACCGCCCCCCAGGCCGCCGGCAAGATCCACACCGACTTTGAAAAGGGCTTTATTCGCGCCCAGACCATCGCCTTTGACGACTACATCACCTACAAGGGCGAACAGGGTGCCAAGGAAGCGGGCAAGATGCGCTCCGAGGGCAAGGACTACATCGTGAAGGACGGCGACGTCATGAACTTCCTGTTCAACGTCTGA
- the ispE gene encoding 4-(cytidine 5'-diphospho)-2-C-methyl-D-erythritol kinase, whose product MRLPAPAKLNLFLYITGRRPDGYHNLQTLFQFVDFGDELAFTPAPELMLSPPLPGVALEDNLIIRAARLLQAHTGCPQGAHIHLTKRLPMGGGLGGGSSDAATTLVGLNRLWRLGLAKHELADLGRQLGADVPVFIHGHAAFAEGVGDIFTAASPPEPWYLVLNPGVEVATPAIFNDPALPRNSPVLSLEQRLSSPWQNDCEGLVKMRHPEVAKLLSWLLEYAPSRMTGTGACVFGTFDRREAAEQALKKAPAGARGFVAKGCNRSPLLTALDAL is encoded by the coding sequence ATGCGCCTGCCCGCCCCCGCCAAGCTCAACCTGTTTCTGTACATCACCGGCCGCCGGCCTGACGGTTACCACAACCTGCAGACCCTGTTTCAGTTTGTGGACTTTGGCGACGAACTCGCCTTTACGCCCGCCCCCGAGCTGATGCTGAGCCCGCCCTTGCCCGGGGTGGCCCTCGAAGACAACCTGATTATTCGTGCCGCGCGCCTGCTGCAGGCGCATACTGGCTGTCCCCAAGGTGCGCACATTCATCTTACCAAGCGCCTGCCCATGGGTGGCGGTCTTGGCGGGGGCTCCAGCGATGCCGCCACCACCCTGGTGGGGCTGAACCGGCTGTGGCGGCTGGGCCTAGCCAAGCACGAACTCGCCGATCTCGGCCGGCAGTTGGGGGCCGACGTGCCGGTGTTCATCCATGGCCACGCCGCCTTTGCCGAGGGCGTAGGGGATATTTTCACCGCCGCCAGCCCGCCCGAACCCTGGTATCTGGTGCTCAACCCGGGGGTGGAAGTGGCCACGCCGGCCATCTTCAACGACCCGGCATTGCCCCGCAACAGCCCGGTGCTGAGCCTGGAACAACGGCTGTCTTCCCCCTGGCAAAACGACTGCGAAGGGCTGGTCAAAATGCGACACCCCGAGGTTGCCAAACTTCTGAGCTGGTTGCTAGAATATGCGCCGTCACGAATGACGGGCACCGGCGCCTGTGTTTTCGGCACCTTTGACCGTCGCGAAGCGGCGGAACAGGCGCTGAAAAAAGCGCCGGCCGGCGCCCGCGGTTTTGTTGCCAAAGGCTGCAACCGCTCGCCGCTGCTGACGGCACTGGACGCCCTTTGA
- the prmC gene encoding peptide chain release factor N(5)-glutamine methyltransferase, with protein sequence MQLSELRVRLREQLEGGESPALDADVLLCHVLGRPRSFLLAWPEFEVSAQQECELAELVRRRKRGEPVAHLTGQREFWSLMLEVSPNTLIPRPDTEVLVESALARLPERPARVVDLGTGTGAIALAMKSERPFDVVLAVEFNPGAAALARRNAARLGLAVEVREGSWLEPLTGLTFDMIVSNPPYIDAADPHLAQGDVRFEPLSALVADDAGLADIRLIAGEAPAHLVAGGWLLVEHGWQQGDVVQSIFIDNGFDNVATLRDYGGQERVTLGRWPGRKHA encoded by the coding sequence ATGCAACTGAGCGAGCTGCGCGTCCGGCTGCGCGAACAACTTGAAGGGGGCGAGTCGCCGGCGCTGGATGCGGACGTGCTGTTGTGCCATGTGCTGGGCAGGCCCCGCAGCTTTTTGCTGGCCTGGCCCGAATTCGAGGTGAGCGCGCAGCAAGAGTGCGAGCTGGCGGAGCTGGTTCGCCGTCGCAAGCGGGGTGAGCCGGTGGCGCACCTCACCGGCCAGCGGGAATTCTGGTCGCTGATGCTGGAGGTGTCCCCGAATACCCTGATCCCCCGGCCCGATACCGAGGTGCTGGTTGAAAGCGCCCTGGCGCGTCTGCCGGAGCGGCCGGCCCGGGTGGTGGATCTGGGCACTGGCACCGGCGCCATTGCACTCGCCATGAAAAGCGAGCGCCCCTTTGATGTCGTGCTGGCGGTAGAATTCAACCCCGGCGCCGCCGCCCTGGCACGGCGCAACGCCGCGCGGCTGGGGCTTGCGGTGGAAGTGCGGGAAGGCAGCTGGCTTGAGCCGCTCACCGGGCTCACCTTTGACATGATCGTCTCCAACCCGCCTTACATCGACGCCGCCGATCCGCACCTGGCGCAAGGGGACGTGCGTTTTGAGCCGCTGTCCGCCCTGGTGGCCGACGATGCCGGCCTGGCCGATATTCGCCTTATCGCCGGTGAGGCGCCAGCGCACCTGGTGGCCGGCGGCTGGCTGCTGGTGGAGCACGGCTGGCAGCAGGGCGACGTGGTGCAATCCATTTTTATCGACAACGGTTTTGACAACGTCGCTACCCTGCGCGATTACGGCGGGCAGGAGCGGGTGACGCTGGGCCGGTGGCCCGGGAGGAAGCATGCTTGA